The following are from one region of the Rattus rattus isolate New Zealand chromosome 13, Rrattus_CSIRO_v1, whole genome shotgun sequence genome:
- the Ldb3 gene encoding LIM domain-binding protein 3 isoform X4, with amino-acid sequence MSYSVTLTGPGPWGFRLQGGKDFNMPLTISRITPGSKAAQSQLSQGDLVVAIDGVNTDTMTHLEAQNKIKSASYNLSLTLQKSKRPIPISTTAPPIQSPLPVIPHQKDPSLDTNSSLATPSPSPEARASPGTSGTLEFGDTFSSSFSQTSVCTSHMEASGPVLPLGSPVAKASSEGTQGSVSPKVLPGPSQPRLYNNPIGLYSAETLKEMAQMYQMSLRGKASGAGLLGGADYQERFNPSVLKDSALSTHKPIEVKGLGGKATIIHAQYNTPISMYSQDAIMDAIAGQAQAQGSDFSGSLPVKDLAVDSASPVYQAVIKTQSKPEDEADEWARRSSNLQSRSFRILAQMTGTEYMQDPDEEALRRSRERFETERNSPRFAKLRNWHHGLSAQILNVKS; translated from the exons ATCACCCCAGGCAGCAAGGCGGCCCAGTCCCAGCTCAGCCAAGGAGACCTTGTGGTGGCCATTGATGGAGTCaacacagacaccatgacccacCTGGAGGCCCAGAACAAGATCAAGTCGGCCAGCTACAACCTGAGCCTCACTCTGCAGAA GTCCAAGCGTCCTATCCCCATCTCCACGACGGCACCCCCTATCCAGTCCCCATTGCCAGTGATCCCCCACCAAAAG GACCCTTCTCTGGACACGAACAGCAGCCTGGCgactcccagccccagccctgaggCGAGGGCCAGCCCAGGCACCTCAGGCACCCTGGAGTTCGGGGACACCTTTAGCTCCTCCTTTTCCCAGACCTCTGTCTGCACCTCACACATGGAGGCCTCGGGGCCTGTCCTTCCTCTGGGCAGCCCAGTGGCCAAGGCCAGCTCAGAGGGTACCCAGGGCTCAGTCAGCCCCAAAGTTCTGCCAGGCCCCAGCCAACCAAGGCTATATAACAACCCCATTGGCCTGTACTCAGCAGAGACCctgaaggagatggctcagatgtaTCAGATGAGCCTCCGAGGGAAGGCCTCAGGTGCTGGACTCCTAGGAGG CGCCGACTACCAGGAACGCTTCAACCCCAGTGTCCTGAAGGACTCAGCCCTGTCCACCCACAAGCCCATTGAGGTGAAGGGCTTGGGAGGCAAAGCTACCATCATCCACGCTCAGTACAACACCCCAATCAGCATGTACTCTCAGGATGCCATCATGGACGCCATCGCTGggcaggcccaggcccagggcaGTGACTTCAGTGG GAGCCTCCCTGTGAAAGACCTGGCGGTGGACAGCGCCTCTCCCGTGTACCAGGCTGTGATCAAAACCCAAAGCAAGCCGGAAGATGAGGCTGATGAGTGGGCCCGCCGGTCCTCCAACCTGCAGTCTCGTTCCTTCCGCATCCTGGCCCAGATGACCGGGACAGAATACA TGCAAGACCCTGATGAGGAAGCTCTGCGAAGGTCAAG GGAAAGGTTTGAAACGGAACGTAACAGCCCTCGTTTTGCCAAGTTGCGCAACTGGCACCATGGCCTTTCAGCCCAAATCCTTAATGTTAAAAGCTAA
- the Ldb3 gene encoding LIM domain-binding protein 3 isoform X1 — protein MSYSVTLTGPGPWGFRLQGGKDFNMPLTISRITPGSKAAQSQLSQGDLVVAIDGVNTDTMTHLEAQNKIKSASYNLSLTLQKSKRPIPISTTAPPIQSPLPVIPHQKDPSLDTNSSLATPSPSPEARASPGTSGTLEFGDTFSSSFSQTSVCTSHMEASGPVLPLGSPVAKASSEGTQGSVSPKVLPGPSQPRLYNNPIGLYSAETLKEMAQMYQMSLRGKASGAGLLGGSLPVKDLAVDSASPVYQAVIKTQSKPEDEADEWARRSSNLQSRSFRILAQMTGTEYMQDPDEEALRRSRERFETERNSPRFAKLRNWHHGLSAQILNVKS, from the exons ATCACCCCAGGCAGCAAGGCGGCCCAGTCCCAGCTCAGCCAAGGAGACCTTGTGGTGGCCATTGATGGAGTCaacacagacaccatgacccacCTGGAGGCCCAGAACAAGATCAAGTCGGCCAGCTACAACCTGAGCCTCACTCTGCAGAA GTCCAAGCGTCCTATCCCCATCTCCACGACGGCACCCCCTATCCAGTCCCCATTGCCAGTGATCCCCCACCAAAAG GACCCTTCTCTGGACACGAACAGCAGCCTGGCgactcccagccccagccctgaggCGAGGGCCAGCCCAGGCACCTCAGGCACCCTGGAGTTCGGGGACACCTTTAGCTCCTCCTTTTCCCAGACCTCTGTCTGCACCTCACACATGGAGGCCTCGGGGCCTGTCCTTCCTCTGGGCAGCCCAGTGGCCAAGGCCAGCTCAGAGGGTACCCAGGGCTCAGTCAGCCCCAAAGTTCTGCCAGGCCCCAGCCAACCAAGGCTATATAACAACCCCATTGGCCTGTACTCAGCAGAGACCctgaaggagatggctcagatgtaTCAGATGAGCCTCCGAGGGAAGGCCTCAGGTGCTGGACTCCTAGGAGG GAGCCTCCCTGTGAAAGACCTGGCGGTGGACAGCGCCTCTCCCGTGTACCAGGCTGTGATCAAAACCCAAAGCAAGCCGGAAGATGAGGCTGATGAGTGGGCCCGCCGGTCCTCCAACCTGCAGTCTCGTTCCTTCCGCATCCTGGCCCAGATGACCGGGACAGAATACA TGCAAGACCCTGATGAGGAAGCTCTGCGAAGGTCAAG GGAAAGGTTTGAAACGGAACGTAACAGCCCTCGTTTTGCCAAGTTGCGCAACTGGCACCATGGCCTTTCAGCCCAAATCCTTAATGTTAAAAGCTAA